One stretch of Cervus canadensis isolate Bull #8, Minnesota chromosome 5, ASM1932006v1, whole genome shotgun sequence DNA includes these proteins:
- the LRRC26 gene encoding leucine-rich repeat-containing protein 26: protein MRSPSFPSWGPPPPLQLLLLLLPWPVWTQVPAAAASWATPGALDCPEACVCAPGGQANCSGRALPAVPGGLNWRVRVLLLNHNRVYALPPGAFADAGALLRLDLRENGLRWVHARAFWGLGALEQLDLSANQLEALLPGTFAPLRALRALSLAENRLARLEPAALGALPLLRALSLQDNDLPALASGLLAGLPNLNTLRLRGNPWTCGCALRPLCAWLRGHPRHAPEAETLLCVSPGRLTLSPLTAFPEAAFSHCARPLAARDLAVVYALGPVSFLASLAACLALGSAFTACGARHRRRHRAAARRQQRRQPDPGPRTASPAATASQA, encoded by the exons ATGCGGAGTCCCTCCTTTCCCTCGtgggggccgccgccgccgctgcagcTGCTACTACTGCTGTTGCCGTGGCCAGTCTGGACCCAGGTGCCCGCCGCAGCCGCCTCCTGGGCAACCCCGGGCGCCCTAGACTGCCCCGAGGCGTGCGTGTGCGCGCCGGGGGGCCAGGCCAACTGCTCGGGGCGCGCGCTGCCCGCCGTGCCAGGGGGCTTGAACTGGCGCGTCCGCGTGCTGCTGCTGAACCACAACCGCGTGTACGCGCTGCCTCCCGGCGCCTTCGCGGACGCCGGCGCGCTGCTCCGCCTGGACCTGCGCGAGAACGGACTGCGCTGGGTGCACGCGCGGGCCTTCTGGGGCCTGGGCGCGCTGGAGCAGCTCGACCTCAGCGCCAACCAGCTAGAGGCGCTGCTGCCCGGCACCTTCGCGCCACTGCGCGCGCTGCGCGCCCTCTCTCTGGCTGAGAACCGGCTGGCGCGCCTAGAGCCCGCGGCGCTGGGCGCGCTCCCGCTGCTGCGCGCGCTCAGCCTGCAAGACAACGACCTGCCTGCGCTCGCGTCCGGGCTCCTGGCGGGCCTGCCGAATCTCAACACGCTGCGCCTGCGCGGCAACCCCTGGACCTGTGGCTGCGCGCTGCGCCCGCTCTGCGCCTGGCTTCGCGGACACCCGCGGCACGCGCCAG AGGCCGAGACGCTGCTTTGCGTGTCGCCGGGGCGCCTGACGCTCAGCCCCTTGACCGCCTTCCCGGAGGCCGCCTTCAGCCACTGCGCGCGGCCCCTTGCCGCCCGGGATCTGGCCGTGGTCTACGCTCTCGGGCCCGTCTCCTTCCTCGCTAGCCTGGCCGCCTGTCTGGCCCTGGGCTCCGCGTTCACCGCCTGCGGCGCtcgccaccgccgccgccaccgcgccgccgcccgccgccagCAGAGGAGGCAGCCGGATCCTGGCCCCCGCACGGCCTCGCCTGCGGCCACCGCCTCTCAAGCTTGA
- the TMEM210 gene encoding transmembrane protein 210 yields MAACPQPGSCLPGGPLGLVCLSLLLIPAAAGTYCECSLGLSREALIALLVVLAGISASCFCALVIVAVGVIRAKGETCPAHMDSRMVGHFGVQEDRMDLRTVHVESHLMDPDMAVPMMRPLEEHGLMTITMDSTLEEPPPPPE; encoded by the exons ATGGCCGCCTGTCCCCAGCCCGGCTCCTGCCTTCCCGGTGGCCCCCTCGGCCTCGTGTGTCTGTCCCTTTTGCTCATCCCTGCTGCAG CCGGAACCTACTGCGAGTGCAGCCTTGGCCTCAGCCGCGAGGCCCTCATCGCCCTGCTGGTGGTTCTGGCGGGCATCAGCGCTAGCTGCTTCTGCGCCCTCGTCATCGTGGCCGTTGGTGTCATTCGAGCCAAGGG tgaaACGTGCCCCGCACACATGGACAGCAG GATGGTGGGGCACTTCGGGGTGCAGGAAGACCGTATGGACCTGCGCACGGTGCATGTGGAGTCCCACCTCATGGACCCCGACATGGCGGTCCCCATGATGCGGCCCCTGGAAGAGCATGGGCTGATGACCATCACCATGGACTCGACCCTGGAGGAGCCGCCCCCCCCGCCTGAGTAG